The following proteins are encoded in a genomic region of Liolophura sinensis isolate JHLJ2023 chromosome 7, CUHK_Ljap_v2, whole genome shotgun sequence:
- the LOC135471176 gene encoding forkhead box protein D3-A-like, with the protein MGDSAEFTTSTPRVKKEHGSEEKRQLDSEEDGSDGECRSGKKSDSGKSNLVKPPYSYIALITMSILQSPHKRLTLSGICEFIINRFPYYRDKFPAWQNSIRHNLSLNDCFVKIPREPGNPGKGNYWTLDPASEDMFDNGSFLRRRKRFKRQADIMQQPTAFMAATDPFFHSHGFLPSPHHTSAGAGFHYHPYLAHLSPHLPLISHGQGLGGELSRASLPPMPLCLSTAPNFASSLSGVASSPIQTSLSSTPTSNSYSSTKTPFSIDNIIGSTKESAKRSSILSSSPLANSFRPPLTSNLSLSVPSSLSVLRNGLIEPVRGTSSAFSTPLPLGMSAMTALDLEKYRQYVQSCSLAGWPR; encoded by the coding sequence ATGGGGGATTCGGCTGAGTTTACTACCAGCACCCCACGTGTCAAGAAAGAACATGGCAGTGAGGAAAAGAGGCAGTTAGACAGCGAAGAGGACGGTTCAGATGGGGAATGTAGGAGCGGTAAGAAGTCTGATTCTGGTAAGAGCAATCTTGTCAAGCCCCCCTATTCCTATATCGCTCTGATTACCATGTCTATACTACAGTCTCCCCACAAGAGACTAACACTTAGCGGCATTTGCGAGTTCATCATCAACAGATTCCCTTACTATCGCGACAAATTCCCGGCCTGGCAAAACAGCATCCGTCATAACTTGTCTCTGAATgactgttttgtgaaaattccCCGGGAACCAGGCAACCCCGGCAAAGGTAATTACTGGACCTTGGATCCGGCCAGCGAGGACATGTTTGACAATGGCAGTTTCCTGAGACGACGAAAACGGTTCAAGAGACAGGCTGATATAATGCAGCAACCAACAGCTTTTATGGCCGCAACGGATCCTTTCTTTCACTCCCATGGGTTCCTGCCCAGTCCCCACCATACGAGCGCCGGCGCTGGCTTCCACTACCACCCTTACCTGGCTCACTTGTCACCGCACCTCCCTTTGATCTCCCACGGGCAGGGCCTTGGTGGCGAGTTAAGCCGAGCATCACTGCCACCTATGCCACTGTGTTTGTCGACAGCTCCAAACTTCGCCTCCTCGTTGTCAGGTGTAGCATCTTCCCCAATTCAGACGAGTTTGTCTTCTACTCCAACATCAAACAGTTATTCCAGTACCAAAACGCCATTTTCCATAGACAACATTATAGGCTCTACCAAAGAAAGTGCGAAGAGGAGCAGCATATTGTCTTCATCGCCGTTAGCCAACTCGTTTAGACCTCCATTGACTTCTAATTTGTCATTGTCTGTTCCGTCTTCTTTGAGTGTTTTGAGGAATGGATTAATTGAACCAGTGCGAGGAACTAGTAGTGCTTTTTCCACACCATTGCCACTTGGCATGTCAGCAATGACGGCACTAGACTTGGAAAAATATCGTCAGTATGTGCAATCCTGTTCATTAGCGGGCTGGCCCCGttaa